A portion of the Thunnus maccoyii chromosome 20, fThuMac1.1, whole genome shotgun sequence genome contains these proteins:
- the LOC121887267 gene encoding putative protein PTGES3L isoform X2, whose protein sequence is MNKPKIVRPEECQPAPARWFDRKKYVTMNFMVQKPKDVQVDIQPNKLILCCKNDTDDVFYNELYFYDEVQIYDSRERVYDRTINVLLRKTKPDYAWPRLQKDPAKPSWINVDFDNWRDWEHEEDEGKEEYDRYVDMIQDMAASNKGAAPDMGDLSDSD, encoded by the exons ATGAACAAACCCAAAATTGTTCGACCAGAGGAATG cCAGCCAGCACCTGCACGGTggtttgacagaaaaaaatatgtcacCATGAACTTCATGGTTCAAAAACCTAAAGATGTCCAGGTTGATATCCAGCCAAACAAATTGATTTTATG CTGCAAAAACGACACAGATGATGTGTTCTATAATGAGCTGTACTTCTACGACGAAGTCCAAATCTAT GACTCCAGAGAAAGAGTCTATGACCGCACCATCAATGTCTTGCTAAGGAAGACGAAGCCCGATTATGCATGGCCTCGTCTCCAGAAGGATCCTGCTAAG CCCAGTTGGATTAATGTGGACTTTGATAACTGGAGAGACTGGGAGCATGAAGAAGATGAGGGAAAGGAAGAGTACGATAGATACGTAGAT ATGATCCAAGATATGGCTGCTTCTAATAAAGGAGCAGCACCAGATATGGGTGATCTTAGTGAT TCTGATTGA
- the LOC121887267 gene encoding alanyl-tRNA editing protein Aarsd1-like isoform X3, producing MNKPKIVRPEECQPAPARWFDRKKYVTMNFMVQKPKDVQVDIQPNKLILCCKNDTDDVFYNELYFYDEVQIYDSRERVYDRTINVLLRKTKPDYAWPRLQKDPAKPSWINVDFDNWRDWEHEEDEGKEEYDRYVDMIQDMAASNKGAAPDMGDLSDFVTSVVSCCPAELKHEINGKKEKLKGFNVKLQDTILFPEGGGQPDDHGLIGDVQVLRVTRQGPDAIHFVCSSLEVGQEVLLKVDWERRFDHMQQHSGQHLITALADTMFGFKTTSWELGRQRSTIELDTPCVKPAQLSALEQAINEKIRAHVPVTVQLLSIDDPAVEKVRSRGLPEDHAGPIRIIDIEGIDANMCCGTHVSNLSHLQVIKLLGTEKGKKNKTNLIFLAGNRILKYAEKSFSTERSLVSLLKTGPDEHVEAVDKLQKSVKLLQKTNLSLLRDMAVLIAQSFKNDPHRGNFFSLHKKEGDNEFMNIIANEINTEETLVFLTVGEEKGPGLFLLAGPSGPVTEMGPRVLELLQGKGAGKNGRFQGKANNMARRGEVEALLQQHCKHHTSEEE from the exons ATGAACAAACCCAAAATTGTTCGACCAGAGGAATG cCAGCCAGCACCTGCACGGTggtttgacagaaaaaaatatgtcacCATGAACTTCATGGTTCAAAAACCTAAAGATGTCCAGGTTGATATCCAGCCAAACAAATTGATTTTATG CTGCAAAAACGACACAGATGATGTGTTCTATAATGAGCTGTACTTCTACGACGAAGTCCAAATCTAT GACTCCAGAGAAAGAGTCTATGACCGCACCATCAATGTCTTGCTAAGGAAGACGAAGCCCGATTATGCATGGCCTCGTCTCCAGAAGGATCCTGCTAAG CCCAGTTGGATTAATGTGGACTTTGATAACTGGAGAGACTGGGAGCATGAAGAAGATGAGGGAAAGGAAGAGTACGATAGATACGTAGAT ATGATCCAAGATATGGCTGCTTCTAATAAAGGAGCAGCACCAGATATGGGTGATCTTAGTGAT TTTGTTACCTCTGTAGTTTCCTGCTGCCCAGCTGAGCTCAAACATGAAAtcaatggaaagaaagaaaaactcaaaGGCTTCAATGTGAAGCTCCAAGACACCATCTTGTTTCCTGAGGGAGGTGGCCAA CCAGATGACCATGGCCTGATCGGAGATGTCCAAGTTTTGAGGGTGACAAGGCAGGGGCCAGACGCCATACACTTTGTGTGCTCATCGTTGGAGGTGGGTCAGGAAGTGCTATTGAAGGTGGACTGGGAGAGGAGATTTGACCATATGCAGCAACACTCAG GTCAACATTTGATCACAGCTTTGGCAGATACGATGTTTGGATTCAAGACCACATCCTG ggaACTAGGGCGTCAGAGAAGCACCATTGAACTGGACACTCCCTGTGTAAAACCCGCACAGCTCTCAGCCCTGGAACAAGCCATAAATGAGAAGATCAGAGCCCATGTCCCCGTCACTGTTCAGCTCCTCTCTATTGATGATCCTGCTGTGGAAAAG GTGAGGAGTCGAGGGCTGCCAGAGGACCATGCAGGGCCCATTCGGATCATTGATATCGAGGGTATCGATGCCAACATGTGTTGTGGAACCCATGTGTCAAACCTCAGTCATTTACAG GTGATAAAGCTTCTGGGCActgagaaaggaaagaaaaacaaaaccaatctGATCTTCCTGGCAGGAAACAGGATCTTGAAGTATGCTGAGAAAAGTTTCAGCACGGAACGGTCTTTGGTTTCTCTTTTGAA AACTGGACCAGATGAGCATGTTGAGGCAGTCGACAAGTTGCAGAAATCTGTTAAGCTACTACAGAAA ACTAACTTGAGCCTTCTACGAGACATGGCCGTCCTTATCGCTCAGAGCTTTAAGAATGACCCCCATAGGGGCAACTTCTTCAGTTTACACAA AAAAGAGGGTGACAATGAATTCATGAATATCATCGCcaatgaaataaacactgag GAAACTTTGGTTTTCCTGACTGTTGGGGAGGAGAAGGGACCTGGTTTGTTTCTGCTGGCTGGACCAAGCGGACCAGTGACAGAGATGGGGCCACG GGTGTTAGAGCTGCTCCAAGGGAAGGGGGCAGGAAAAAATGGACGTTTCCAAGGCAAAGCCAACAATATGGCACGAAGAGGGGAGGTGGAGGCTTTACTGCAGCAGCACTGCAAACATCACACCTCAGAAGAAGAATAA
- the LOC121887268 gene encoding kallikrein-1-like, which yields MMKSCFVLILLLAGAASGAIEKRIVGSQSCNKERQYHVEIDTVKGGRPCGGALLNTRWVITASHCAERLVTLKFALNYDESIFKSIKSFFKGKSVKTEQKIAEKQQFTFKGEDEQVHDIMLIKLNEDVSPKLPTIQLPTAECKRPELKQQVEIGGWGAKTADPKNTKDPKKLKCANTEIAECHENDKPDGKYFSDEATTMCAFKSGVESCAGDAGTAVEYNDILYGVVVSEPVDTCAKTIVMLDICYYLKWIEETMRDNA from the exons ATGATGAAGAGCTGTTTTGTTCTTATTCTGCTGCTTGCTG GTGCTGCATCAGGGGCCATCGAGAAGAGGATCGTTGGGAGTCAATCCTGTAACAAGGAGAGGCAGTACCATGTCGAGATAGACACTGTCAAAGGGGGGAGACCCTGTGGAGGAGCTCTGCTCAACACCCGCTGGGTCATCACTGCTTCTCACTGCGCAGAACG GCTTGTGACACTGAAGTTTGCCTTAAACTATGATGAGTCAATTTTTAAGTCAATAAAATCCTTCTTTAAAGGAAAGTCCgtaaaaacagagcaaaaaatcGCGGAAAAGCAACAGTTTACCTTCAAAGGCGAAGATGAGCAAGTCCACGACATCATGCTCATAAAACTGAACGAGGATGTGTCCCCTAAACTTCCCACCATCCAACTTCCTACCGCTGAGTGTAAGAGGCCCGAGCTGAAACAGCAGGTTGAAATTGGAGGCTGGGGAGCAAAGACGGCCGACCCAAAAA ATACCAAAGACCCCAAAAAGCTGAAGTGTGCCAACACAGAGATTGCTGAGTGTCATGAAAATGATAAACCTGATGGGAAATACTTCAGTGATGAAGCTACCACCATGTGTGCCTTTAAATCTGGCGTGGAGTCCTGTGCT GGTGATGCAGGTACAGCTGTGGAGTATAATGATATCTTGTATGGGGTCGTTGTCAGCGAACCTGTTGATACGTGTGCAAAAACGATTGTAATGCTGGATATCTGTTACTACCTCAAGTGGATTGAAGAAACCATGCGCGACAATGCATGA
- the LOC121887267 gene encoding alanyl-tRNA editing protein Aarsd1-like isoform X1, translated as MAFQCQRDCYQKEFVTSVVSCCPAELKHEINGKKEKLKGFNVKLQDTILFPEGGGQPDDHGLIGDVQVLRVTRQGPDAIHFVCSSLEVGQEVLLKVDWERRFDHMQQHSGQHLITALADTMFGFKTTSWELGRQRSTIELDTPCVKPAQLSALEQAINEKIRAHVPVTVQLLSIDDPAVEKVRSRGLPEDHAGPIRIIDIEGIDANMCCGTHVSNLSHLQVIKLLGTEKGKKNKTNLIFLAGNRILKYAEKSFSTERSLVSLLKTGPDEHVEAVDKLQKSVKLLQKTNLSLLRDMAVLIAQSFKNDPHRGNFFSLHKKEGDNEFMNIIANEINTEETLVFLTVGEEKGPGLFLLAGPSGPVTEMGPRVLELLQGKGAGKNGRFQGKANNMARRGEVEALLQQHCKHHTSEEE; from the exons ATGGCTTTTCAGTGTCAACGAGACTGCTATCAGAAAGAG TTTGTTACCTCTGTAGTTTCCTGCTGCCCAGCTGAGCTCAAACATGAAAtcaatggaaagaaagaaaaactcaaaGGCTTCAATGTGAAGCTCCAAGACACCATCTTGTTTCCTGAGGGAGGTGGCCAA CCAGATGACCATGGCCTGATCGGAGATGTCCAAGTTTTGAGGGTGACAAGGCAGGGGCCAGACGCCATACACTTTGTGTGCTCATCGTTGGAGGTGGGTCAGGAAGTGCTATTGAAGGTGGACTGGGAGAGGAGATTTGACCATATGCAGCAACACTCAG GTCAACATTTGATCACAGCTTTGGCAGATACGATGTTTGGATTCAAGACCACATCCTG ggaACTAGGGCGTCAGAGAAGCACCATTGAACTGGACACTCCCTGTGTAAAACCCGCACAGCTCTCAGCCCTGGAACAAGCCATAAATGAGAAGATCAGAGCCCATGTCCCCGTCACTGTTCAGCTCCTCTCTATTGATGATCCTGCTGTGGAAAAG GTGAGGAGTCGAGGGCTGCCAGAGGACCATGCAGGGCCCATTCGGATCATTGATATCGAGGGTATCGATGCCAACATGTGTTGTGGAACCCATGTGTCAAACCTCAGTCATTTACAG GTGATAAAGCTTCTGGGCActgagaaaggaaagaaaaacaaaaccaatctGATCTTCCTGGCAGGAAACAGGATCTTGAAGTATGCTGAGAAAAGTTTCAGCACGGAACGGTCTTTGGTTTCTCTTTTGAA AACTGGACCAGATGAGCATGTTGAGGCAGTCGACAAGTTGCAGAAATCTGTTAAGCTACTACAGAAA ACTAACTTGAGCCTTCTACGAGACATGGCCGTCCTTATCGCTCAGAGCTTTAAGAATGACCCCCATAGGGGCAACTTCTTCAGTTTACACAA AAAAGAGGGTGACAATGAATTCATGAATATCATCGCcaatgaaataaacactgag GAAACTTTGGTTTTCCTGACTGTTGGGGAGGAGAAGGGACCTGGTTTGTTTCTGCTGGCTGGACCAAGCGGACCAGTGACAGAGATGGGGCCACG GGTGTTAGAGCTGCTCCAAGGGAAGGGGGCAGGAAAAAATGGACGTTTCCAAGGCAAAGCCAACAATATGGCACGAAGAGGGGAGGTGGAGGCTTTACTGCAGCAGCACTGCAAACATCACACCTCAGAAGAAGAATAA